Within the Catalinimonas niigatensis genome, the region GTAAACACTAAAAATAGGGGGTGTTTTTGCATCATCACTGTTGTTAAAGGTCAAAAAATTAACGGCCTGCAGATATAGGTAGACGTAGTTTTCAGAGTATTTTTCACCCTTTATATTTAAACTCTGGCTGTTGATACAACTTTAATGTATGGGTTCAAAAAGTGTGCAGCCAATACGATGGCTGTCAGGATCAATGGATTCATCATTGCCCCTACACTGTCATTGGCAACAACATGTGAAATAAAGGCACAAATTGATACAATGAAAATACCTACATAGGCTCCAATTTTCAGTAGCGGAATACCAGGTAAAATCAAGACAATAGCTGCGAGAATTTTAGCGATACCAATCATACTCATTAAAAACAAAGGGTAGTCCAAATGATTAAAGATATTGACCTGGTATTCAACCCTTACAAGTGTGGATATTCCGCCTGCTAACATGCCGATTACTAGTATCAGAGTGACAGTGCGAAAAGCAATAATTCTTGATTGGAATGACTTTGTTTTAATGCTTATTTCTTTTTCCATTTTTAGGGTTTTTGATTTAAATCATATTAATTAACTCGTAAGCTCAGCACAGTAAAGCCCTAGCTTAGCTACCTGCTCTTCTATTAATCTTGACTGCACTTCAGGATGACATTCCACACGTAACACCTTCTCCCAGTCTTTCAGGTCTATGTTTACACTGTAAATATCCTTTCTGCTCAGTAATTCTCTTTTTACCACTCTTACCTTTATGCGGTCATTGATATTCGACCGGAATACCAGGATTTGTAATTGGTCTGTGATCATTCTATTTTTTTACTCTGTTCAGATCATGATTAAAAATTAATTTCCAGATGCCTTGCTGCTGATAATAAATGTGGGTGATGATCTGCAAAGCAACGAATGTGACGATATGCAGTACAGTATCCAAAACAGGAACCACATCAACTGGAAGACTATAGGCCATCACGACTAGCACCACAGCCTTGCCTAAGAATCCTACTCCCCATATGATTGTAGATATCCGCCAGACATGGCGAAAGTGCGGTAGACTGTTCCAGAGTTTGTCTAGATGTTGACCAGTGATTTTGGCCCGTTGCAGCAAACTTCGGGTTATGGTAAAAGCCAGGGGTTTTTTCAAAAACAAGGATACAAGAAAGCCACTTCCAACCAACCCCACGACCCCCCCCCCTCTGGCAAGCATAAAGCGTGCGCTGCCAGTAGCAAAGGACATAGCTACACTAAATGCCATGACTGCCAATACCAATAAAGCCAGCATATCCACTTTTTGATGCCTGATGATCTGATACAACACAAAACCGATGGTGGGCAAAGACCCTAGCATCAAGGCTACAAATGCATGCACACCCATGGCTCGGAGTCCATAAAAACTCGCAATGGGAATAAGCATGTCAAACAGCAAAAGAGTGCCCATTTCACCCATTACGCTGTATACCTTTTTCTGAGGTTTGTCTGATTTACCGAAGGAAGGAGTATGGGGTGATGACAAATTATTATGTTCCGGGCTATGATCCTTCATGAGTATTTTATTTTTAAAAATCAGGTATGCGATTACCCTGTCTGTATAAACCTTGGTTGACATAAATCACTACTGATCTGAAATGATTTGAATACTCAAACCAAAAAAAATCCTTAGTGAATTTAGCATAAAAACAAACTTCCACACTTATTGTAAAAGTTAGGATAGCAAAGGTAGGATTATGAGTATAGCTTGTAAATGGGCAATCATGACAATCTGACGGGTTGATTGTGCCATATAAAGTCCTTTACTTTAAACTTATGAAAAGTATCAGTGTGTTGGTTACCCATAATGCCCTCATTGCTGCAATTGGTAATACCAGATATTTGTTTGGCCTGGTCAATGACTTCTTAAAGCAATCAGGGCAACCTGCTCTCTTTGATGTAAAAGTAGTGGGAGTCGCTAAAAAGATGAAGCTGAGTGGAGGTTTATATATCGTACAACCAGATGCGATTGTGGAGGAAGTGGAACAAACAGATCTTATCATTATTCCTCCTATGAGTGGTGAGATGGAAAGTGGTATCTCGCTTAACAAAAAATACATCTCCTGGATCAGGCAACAATACCAAAGAGGGGCTGAGGTAGCAAGTTTATGTGTAGGTGCTTTTTTATTGGCAGAAACAGGTTTGTTGAGAGGCAGGCAATGTTCTTCCCATTGGCAATCTGCTCCTGAGTTCAGGAAGCGCTATCCTGATGTGCATTTGGTAGATGACAAAATCATCACGGATCATAATGGTCTGTACACCAGTGGGGGTGCCAATTCATACTGGAATCTTCTGGTTTATCTGGTAGAAAAATATACCAGCCGTACCATGGCCATACGTACTTCAAAATATTTTGAAGTAGAGATGGATAGAGATACACAATCTCCTTTTAAGATTTTTGAAGGCAATAAATTGCACGACGATAAACTTGTAGAGTGTACTCAAAAGTTCATTGAATCACACTATCAAGATAAATTAACCATTGAGCAGTTGGCAGCCTTAGCTAACCTTTCCCGCAGAACCTTTCACAGGAGATTCAAGAAGGCAACTCATTTCACTGTAGGAGAATATATCCAAAGAGTAAAAATTGAGGCAGCAAAACAAATGTTGGAAGCTGATGGACTGACTGTTAATGAAGTCATGTTTCAGGTGGGTTATCATGATCCCAAAGCTTTCAGAGATATTTTCAGAAAGGTTGCTGGTATGTCCCCTATGTCATATAAGAACAGATATCATTGGGACGTTTTTTAGTCCTACTGGAAGAAAAATAAGAATAAAGAAAGTAATAATAGGCACATTCTAGATACTATAATTATAATTAGCTGTTTGTCTTGTCCTGTGCGGAATACGTCCCTTTCTAATACCTCCCCAATTTATAATAACAAGCAATGCAGGCACCAGTTCAAGTGGTGATTCCTATACAGTGCATGTTAATAAGTGTCTACCTTCACATCCTTGAACATGAACGGATTGTCACTGAGTCTTAAGGCCTTGCCACTGGCAGTGCTCACATTCCTGAGAATGACTTTCCTGGTTCTGACATAGGGAAACTTCTCCTCATAGGAGTCATCGGTCATTTGTGGATTGAAATCTGCGAAAATCGCAGGACCCTGATAACCCTCCGGATGATTGGAGTCGTCAATATGAAGGTTTTCAATGGTAATTCGTTCCGGCATATAAGAGGTGTAGCCGAAATCATGCTGACTGGAATATGATCCGTTTATCAAGGAGGCGCTGGTCAACCTGCCGCTTTCAGGCACGAAAATGCAGTTGCGGATAATGAATTCTCCCTGCCACGTACTGCCATAGTCGGAGCGCAGGTTGATGAGGCTCCTTCCATTGATGGTGGAATTCTCTACAGTTAAGATCCCGCTGCCTATAGCATTGATTCCCATGTGTCCCAGGGTCGAATTACGGATGGTGGCATTGGCTACTCCCATATGGGCGTCGAAGCGGGATAAGGTACAATGGTCATAAAGAAGGTTTTTGCTGTAGTTGGACGCTAAAACACCCCAGTAAGTGCGGTCATTTATGTCATTTGTTTGAGTGCAGTGCATAAATGATACGTTCAGGGCACGGTTGACCGAAAGGTCGTAAGTACCCATAGAGACGGGCTTCCCTGCTGCGCCTATGGTACTATATGTTTTATGTCCGGTTAGGGTGGCGTTCTTAACCATTACATAAGAGCAATCACGAATATCGATGAAACCACGATAGGGCGCACCATGATCTCCTTCACCGGTAATGCGGTGTTCCAACCCATCCACCAGCACATTGGAGCGCCTGATCGCAATGTTCCGTCTAAAGTAATCGTATTTTGATTCAGCTTTGTTGGCAATGGTGGTAAAATGTCCTCCGGTGATGTTCAACGTTTTCTCGTCTATGGGAAGAGCGGTGATCTCCGTGATTTGATCAAAGTCCCAGATGATCGGAGCGTCCATATCCACATTGCCATTTTTATCTACCACAAAGATATCTGTTTGCGGAGATCCATTGTTTTGGTTCAGCCCAAAGCGAATGTAGCGCCTTAGGGTGGAGTCGGTAACTGTGATTAGACAGGTTCCAGGTAGGGGAACATTGATTTTCTCCTGATTCCTCTTTAGGGAAGTTATTCCTTCAAGTGTGAATGATTTCAGACTGGAACTGACCATGAAAATTGATGCATCACGGTTTTGGACTTCAGTATCGTCAATGATAAAAGCTGCCGTGCCGAAATCAGTGTCGGTCCGGATGACTGCTGTGCGCTCCTTTCCTCCTATGTAGTAGGTGGCTCCCTCGTCGGCCTTCACTAAAAGGCCGTACTGATTGGCGTACGCATGGGCCGCAGTGATAGCGTCTATATCATCGGTTTTACCGTCGCCCCTTGCACCGAAGTCACTATAGCGGACTAAACCATTAGCTTTAAATTTAAGGACATCCTCCGGGGATACATTTACATGTAATTCCCCATTTTCATTTGTACTTACCTGAGTTTTCTTCTTTTGGGATGTTATCACTACATTTTCAAGCAGGTCTTGAGTCTGCCCCTGTGCCACAATTACACAGGTCAATAAGAAGAGCAATAAGAGCATGTATTTCATCATGAGCGTATTTCGATAGTAGTCAATTTCAGAATAAATCAATTAGGTTTTTAGATATTAGCTTTACAAGTAGTACTCATCACAAACTGGCAATATTTACGTAAAAACGCAAAAAAACATTCAAGTGGATTGTAAGTCTCCACATGCCAGGTAACCATCTTTTTAATCTCTTATTGATAGCTGGTTATCACATACGACTATAAACATGTGTAAACGCTGGTAAACGTATAGCATTTGGATCACGCTTACAATCATTTTGCTAAAGGTCACTTTTCTCTACCCCCTGCTCTATCTTTTCCAATATAGGGTTTGTCTACATAAAGAGTCCTTCAGACCGGACGTCGCCACGCAGGGACAGAATTCTCAACATTGGCCGTCTTAGAAACAAGGTGTTTGCAGAATCCAACTTCTTATAGATCGCGACAAATAAGAAGAAATCTAAAAAAATTCACAGGAGGAAAAACCTCCCTTTTCCACACCCCCTATCCTTCAGTTTATCTTACTACTTTAGAATCTCAGCCAAAGTTGTACATCATAAAGATCATTGAACTTTATAGCATGATGCACTAATGAAACAAATCAGAGTATTTCTCAATAAACCATTTTGCTGCAGGATGTATATGTTGAGCCTTGAAGGCTAAAACCACTTCAGTATAAATGGGCATTACTGGCAATTCAATAAAAGCTATATTTAAGTAGGCGTATTGATGCTTCAGTGACTGTGGTACAATAGATACGCCAAGACCACTTTCTACCAAGCGTAGAATAGAATGAACATTATTTGCCTCATGTACCACATCAGGAAAGAAACCCATTCGTTGACAAATCTCTATCAACTTCCGATGATATTCAGGAGCATAATCTTTGTTGAAAAATATAAAATGCTCATTGACAAGAAAGTGCTTCAACTCATTATTATCTGAATAGATTTGTTCGGTTTTGGGTATTACCAATACAAAAGGATCATTGAACAATGGAATAATTTTCAACTTTTCTGAATCCACAGGAGTTCTTAAAATTCCTATATCCAATTTGCCTTCTTCTAGCGCTTTGATTTGCTTGGCTGTAGGAATTTCGTACAGCTTTGTTTTTACAAAAGGAAAAATGCAAGGGATTTGCTTCAATACATTTACCAAGTGGACATGGTAAGTAGAGCTTATATACCCAACCCTTAACTTACCGCTCACTCCCTGATGAATCTGCTTTACAACAAGTTTACTTTCTTCTACTTGAGAGAGGATCTTTTCGGCTTCCTTCTTTAAATACATCCCTGCCTCTGTAAGAATAACTTTTTTGTTGTTGCGCTCAAAAAGCTTCACTCCTAGCTCTTCTTCCAATTCTTTAATTTGCCTGCTTAACGGCGGCTGAGATATAAAAAGTCTGGAAGCTGCATTACGAAAATGCAGTTCTTCTGCAACAGTTTTAAAATACAAAAGATGTCGTAGCTCCATTGATACCTTAAAGGTATTAATTGATGATAAAAATGATCTTTTGCAAATATCAATAAAACTGTTAGGTTTGACAAGGTTCTAGTGCAGTCATATAAGATAAATACCAACTTAAACAGCTTTAAACATACCCATGAAAGGATTAAGAAAGTCTTCCATACAACAGATCAGGGAGAGGTTTGACAAAGATGTAGAACGTTTTTCCAACCTAGAGGCTGGGCAACAATCCACCATAGATGCTGCTATTAGTCTAGATTTAATCACCGATGCCGCCAAAGTTATTAATCCATTAGCGAGAATCCTCTTAGATATAGGCTGTGGTGCTGGCAACTACACCTTGAAAATGTTGAGTAAGATTCCTGACCTTGATTGTACGCTGCTTGATTTAAGCATGCCTATGCTGGATAGAGCAAAGGAAAGGGTAAGTAAACAGACTAACGGAGAGATAAAAGTTATTCAGGATGATATACGGCAAGCTCAAATACCTGCAGGAGCATACGATATTATTCTGGCAGGTGCAGTTTTACACCATTTAAGAGATAAAAGTGATTGGGAATTTGTTTTCAGGAAAATTTACAATAGCCTTCAACAAGGAGGTAGCTTCTGGATTTCTGATTTAGTTATACAGGATACACTTCCTGTCAATAGCTTAATTTGGCATCAATATGGCAATTATCTGGAAAAGTTAGGTGGCGTAGATTATAAGAAACAAGTTTCAGAATATATTCAAAAGGAGGATAGCCCTCGTTCTCTAAACTTTCAACTCCGTTTGATGGAAAAGGTAGGGTTTAAACATGTTGAAATTTTACACAAACACCTCTGTTTTGCAGCCTTTGGGGGAGTAAAATAAGATGATGTGAGCATCAGTAATACCGGCACCCATGAATGTTTATTGGCCATTAGATAAGGCAGGAGTTGCTATTCTTAAAGATGATAGTCTTTTGTAAATGCTCAACAAGCAATAGTAAGAATATTCTATACAACTCAAACCATGACATTAGAGCAAATCAATGAATTAACAAGAATAGCCTACCATAAAACGGCAGGTAAATACCATGAACATTTTAAAAATGAAATAACACAGAAAACATATGACAGATTGCTTTTAGATCAATTTTTAAACATATTGAGGAGTGCTTCAATGATTTGCGATGCTGGGTGCGGACCATCTGGACACATTGGCAACTATTTATTTAAAAAGAGTCATAAAATCGTGTTGATAGAAGATAATGCCGATGTAAGAGAAACCACTGCCGATATTCTCGAGTTGGCAGAATATGAGGTTATTACCGCAGAAAGCAGGGCATAGAAAAAGCCACAGAGCACAAGTCCGCCCTTATCATCTGTGATATTATGATGCCCGGTCTGGATGGCTATGGTATTTTGCATATCCTCAGTAAAAAACCGGAAACAGCCAGCATTCCATTTATATTCCTCACTGCCAAGGCAGAAAAAGAAGATGTGCGCAAGGGAACCTGGGTGCAGACGACTATTTGACCAAGCCTTTTGAAGAAATGGAATTGCTCAATGCAGTGGAAAGCCGTTTGCGCAAAAATGAAATTCTTAAGAAGGAATACTGCAATAATATCAATGGACGCAATGAATTTTATACCGAGGCCAGAGAATATAAAGAACTGAAAGACCTCTTCAAAGAAAGAAAGATCAAATCATTCAAGAAGAAAAAAGCCATTTTTCAGGAAGGGGGTAAACTCGATGCACTCTATTTTCTTAATAAAAGGAGAGTCAAAACTTTCAAGGCTACCGAAGAAGGAGCCACCCCGCCCAGGTGGAATTTTTTAAAAAATCAATAATGTTAAATATTGACGCTATACTTTTTTGATGATATAAATCATCTGTTTTTTCAGACATAGGTCATTTTAATGCAAAGAAATTAGCCCTTTCTTTACCTTGATCTTTAACCACTAAAAATGAATAAGGAGCTTTCAAATGATAGTCTGGAGCAGAAATGGAAGATACATCTGTACCTGAAAGTGTGCCATACGCTTGCTGAAGGAGAAGAGTCTGCCAGAAACCTGAGAAACCGCCATCCTCCCCTGGAGCACCTTTCAGTCCTGGGAAAAGTGAGTGGCCTTGAAGAGCAGGGTTTATATCATACTTCGGCATGTTTTACTCATTTGACTTCTACAAAAAGCCATATCCTGGACATTTCAGGGATAGGGAAAATCTTTGTAGCAGGTTCTTTATCCTCGCTTTTGCTAGAAAAAATTGATGGCAAGGCCTTGGGATCATTGGAGGGAGGCTTAATGGGAATCCTGAACGGTTATGGCTTGAACAGCAAGAAAACTTCCTACTATCTGGAGCAGCTACGGAACGGAAAACTGGTGGTTATTGGATGGGAATATGCTTCTCTTTTGAAAAGTAATAACACCTTTACTTCAATAGGAATTGTAAAATAAATTCTGAAAAAAGCTTCACAATTGGATATTCTGATATTCTAGACAAGGGACCGCCCTGGCTGGGTTGCAACTCTCGCCGGGGTTCCCCTTGCTTTAAATAAAATCAGAACAATACCCATTTTATAAAATAAATCATTCCATTTAACGCATATCTAAGATGTCAAAAAAGATTGTAGTCACTGAAAGAGATTATGATTTGATCTCAAAATTTGTCAATTATAATCCTCATAATTTATCCAGTTATTCGTATTCAAGACTTGTGGAAGAATTAAAAGAGGCCAATATTATCGCCGGAGATAAAATTCCAGAAGGTGTAATTGGCCTGAACTCTGAAGTTACATTGTATGAAAACACACTTGGAAAAGAGATTAAAATAACTTTAGTAGTTCCCAGTAAAGTAAACCCTAAAAACAATAAAATTTCAATATTTTCTCCATTAGGCGTAGCACTAATCGGATATCATGAAGGAGACTCGGTGGAATGGGAAGTACATGGAACTGTTAGGCAGTACAAAGTACTCCAAGTCATTAATTCGGGAAATAAAGAATAATTTAAAGTAAAAAGTAGCATTAACAGTATTGTATTTCCTGCTGTTCTCATCATCCGGGCTGACAGGTTTTTCAATTTCAATTATCATATTCAATATGTTTAATTTTAACAGCTTAAGAAGAGGAACAAGCCTGGGCATAGACCTGGGAAACAGCAATACTATTTTTGTTGAAAAAGAGGATAGCTATTTCTCACAGCCTTCTTTCATTGCATTGCATAAAGATAAAACCACTGTGAAAGCAGTAGGACAAGAGGCGTATGATATGCTGGGCAAAGCCAGTGAGCACTACAAAATTGTAAAGCCTCTGAAAGGCGGAGTAATCATGGATTATGATTCGGCCAATTGTATGGTAAAGTCCCTGATCAAAAGCCATTATTCCAAATCTTCATTTTTTTATGGTTTTGATAATGTAGTAGCGGGCATTCCTTTTGATACTACCGAAGTGGAACGAAGGGCTTTGCGCGATGTACTAGAACAATTTAAAGCGCAAAGAAGATACCTTATCTTTGAACCTATCGCTGCCGCCATAGGCATGGGGCTGGATATTCAGGAACCTGATGGTAAATTCTTGGTAGATATTGGTGGTGGCGTTACAGAAATTGTGATTATATCCTTGTCTGGCATTGTATCTCATCAGTCTATCAAAGTAGCAGGAGATGCCTTTGATGAAGACATACAGGATTATTTCAGAAAGCGGTACAACATGTCTATTGGCAGTAAGGTAGCAGAACAACTCAAGATCAAAGTTGGCGCTGCTACTAACAACCCTGAGCATACCCCCGAACCTTGTCCGATAATAGGCAAGAATTTGATGACCGGACTTCCGGTCAGTATAGAAATAGGTCACTCAGAAGTAGCAAATATATTAGATAACGCTATCAGCAAGATAGAAGATGCTAATCTACAGGCGCTTGAAACATGTGAGCCAGAGCTTGCCGGTGATATCTACGGAAACGGGATTTATTTGACGGGCGGAGGCTCTTTGCTAAGAGGCCTAAAGCAAAGACTGCAAGCCAAAACCAAGCTTCAGGTGCATCATGATGCTGATGCCTTGCAGTCAGTGATCAGAGGTATTGCCAAAGTTATTTATTCTCCTAAATCATATCAAGCTGTGTTATTCCAGTAATCTCCTTACTTTGAAAGTAAATGATAGAAAAGTGAATGATATTGGTCAATGGTTTGGAGGAATTTAGGATACTATTCCATTTGGCGTATGAGATCAATTTTTAGCGAATATTTGATCTAATGCCAAATTGACAAATTTTCTATACCATCATACATCTTTTTCATCATGCTTCTTTGGAACAAGCCCTGCTCTTATTAAATGGCTTACCAATGACAAAAATCATCAATTTAGTATGACATGAGTCTTTTTATTACAACTTGCTT harbors:
- a CDS encoding DoxX family protein produces the protein MEKEISIKTKSFQSRIIAFRTVTLILVIGMLAGGISTLVRVEYQVNIFNHLDYPLFLMSMIGIAKILAAIVLILPGIPLLKIGAYVGIFIVSICAFISHVVANDSVGAMMNPLILTAIVLAAHFLNPYIKVVSTARV
- a CDS encoding VC0807 family protein, giving the protein MKDHSPEHNNLSSPHTPSFGKSDKPQKKVYSVMGEMGTLLLFDMLIPIASFYGLRAMGVHAFVALMLGSLPTIGFVLYQIIRHQKVDMLALLVLAVMAFSVAMSFATGSARFMLARGGGVVGLVGSGFLVSLFLKKPLAFTITRSLLQRAKITGQHLDKLWNSLPHFRHVWRISTIIWGVGFLGKAVVLVVMAYSLPVDVVPVLDTVLHIVTFVALQIITHIYYQQQGIWKLIFNHDLNRVKK
- a CDS encoding GlxA family transcriptional regulator, translated to MKSISVLVTHNALIAAIGNTRYLFGLVNDFLKQSGQPALFDVKVVGVAKKMKLSGGLYIVQPDAIVEEVEQTDLIIIPPMSGEMESGISLNKKYISWIRQQYQRGAEVASLCVGAFLLAETGLLRGRQCSSHWQSAPEFRKRYPDVHLVDDKIITDHNGLYTSGGANSYWNLLVYLVEKYTSRTMAIRTSKYFEVEMDRDTQSPFKIFEGNKLHDDKLVECTQKFIESHYQDKLTIEQLAALANLSRRTFHRRFKKATHFTVGEYIQRVKIEAAKQMLEADGLTVNEVMFQVGYHDPKAFRDIFRKVAGMSPMSYKNRYHWDVF
- a CDS encoding LysR family transcriptional regulator produces the protein MELRHLLYFKTVAEELHFRNAASRLFISQPPLSRQIKELEEELGVKLFERNNKKVILTEAGMYLKKEAEKILSQVEESKLVVKQIHQGVSGKLRVGYISSTYHVHLVNVLKQIPCIFPFVKTKLYEIPTAKQIKALEEGKLDIGILRTPVDSEKLKIIPLFNDPFVLVIPKTEQIYSDNNELKHFLVNEHFIFFNKDYAPEYHRKLIEICQRMGFFPDVVHEANNVHSILRLVESGLGVSIVPQSLKHQYAYLNIAFIELPVMPIYTEVVLAFKAQHIHPAAKWFIEKYSDLFH
- a CDS encoding class I SAM-dependent methyltransferase encodes the protein MKGLRKSSIQQIRERFDKDVERFSNLEAGQQSTIDAAISLDLITDAAKVINPLARILLDIGCGAGNYTLKMLSKIPDLDCTLLDLSMPMLDRAKERVSKQTNGEIKVIQDDIRQAQIPAGAYDIILAGAVLHHLRDKSDWEFVFRKIYNSLQQGGSFWISDLVIQDTLPVNSLIWHQYGNYLEKLGGVDYKKQVSEYIQKEDSPRSLNFQLRLMEKVGFKHVEILHKHLCFAAFGGVK
- a CDS encoding response regulator, with the protein product MTLEQINELTRIAYHKTAGKYHEHFKNEITQKTYDRLLLDQFLNILRSASMICDAGCGPSGHIGNYLFKKSHKIVLIEDNADVRETTADILELAEYEVITAESRA
- a CDS encoding response regulator, translated to MMPGLDGYGILHILSKKPETASIPFIFLTAKAEKEDVRKGTWVQTTI
- a CDS encoding GreA/GreB family elongation factor, with amino-acid sequence MSKKIVVTERDYDLISKFVNYNPHNLSSYSYSRLVEELKEANIIAGDKIPEGVIGLNSEVTLYENTLGKEIKITLVVPSKVNPKNNKISIFSPLGVALIGYHEGDSVEWEVHGTVRQYKVLQVINSGNKE
- the mreB gene encoding rod shape-determining protein, which produces MFNFNSLRRGTSLGIDLGNSNTIFVEKEDSYFSQPSFIALHKDKTTVKAVGQEAYDMLGKASEHYKIVKPLKGGVIMDYDSANCMVKSLIKSHYSKSSFFYGFDNVVAGIPFDTTEVERRALRDVLEQFKAQRRYLIFEPIAAAIGMGLDIQEPDGKFLVDIGGGVTEIVIISLSGIVSHQSIKVAGDAFDEDIQDYFRKRYNMSIGSKVAEQLKIKVGAATNNPEHTPEPCPIIGKNLMTGLPVSIEIGHSEVANILDNAISKIEDANLQALETCEPELAGDIYGNGIYLTGGGSLLRGLKQRLQAKTKLQVHHDADALQSVIRGIAKVIYSPKSYQAVLFQ